The proteins below come from a single Eubacterium limosum genomic window:
- a CDS encoding sensor histidine kinase, producing the protein MLSLNKLRLNLTLMNTAVLIGLSVFVAVSLYLTINMDMESGVSNNLEIYCSQLANNVEQLQTQQEGGTVAPETQKGYQEFKDTLVHNSIAFTIWDDAFNVMDKSESQPLNQDQLFRLINRYFSGNRDKYLISDYETDDNNLKICTYVTVSKDGEMRVVQAMKNMDTERGVLKNAVRMILIVVLAGATLSLLCGYFLSGRALVPVRKSMDQQREFLADASHELRTPIAVIQTNLEVVKASGDETVESQSTWLDNAYDETKRMHHIVEDLMFLARADSGDVHFEPAPVDIGYLIMEVTERFIPMAAQKSITILSKVPMEELNVMGDEKQLTQLMVILIDNAIKYTEPGADERNKTIVVQAERIEEGIEICVTDKGIGISKEEQEKIFQRFYRVDKVRSRAEGGTGLGLSIAYWIVQKHKGIIRVESEENVGTKMIIVFPSYEGPKEANE; encoded by the coding sequence ATGCTCAGCCTCAATAAATTAAGATTAAACCTGACGCTGATGAATACCGCGGTCCTGATTGGATTGTCGGTATTTGTCGCTGTTTCGCTCTATTTGACCATCAACATGGACATGGAGTCCGGCGTCAGCAACAACCTTGAGATCTACTGCTCCCAGCTGGCCAACAATGTTGAGCAGCTCCAGACCCAGCAGGAGGGCGGCACGGTTGCGCCAGAGACCCAGAAGGGCTACCAGGAGTTTAAGGACACACTGGTGCACAACAGCATTGCCTTTACCATCTGGGATGATGCGTTTAACGTGATGGACAAGTCCGAGTCCCAGCCTCTGAATCAGGACCAGCTTTTCCGGCTTATCAACCGCTATTTCAGCGGCAACCGGGACAAGTACCTGATCAGTGACTATGAGACCGACGACAATAATCTTAAAATCTGTACCTATGTTACCGTCAGTAAGGATGGTGAAATGCGGGTGGTGCAGGCCATGAAAAATATGGATACGGAGCGCGGTGTGTTAAAGAACGCGGTCCGGATGATCCTTATCGTGGTGCTGGCCGGCGCGACCCTTTCCTTACTGTGCGGTTATTTTCTGTCCGGCAGGGCGCTGGTGCCTGTGCGAAAGAGTATGGACCAGCAGCGGGAATTCCTCGCGGATGCGTCCCATGAGCTCAGGACGCCCATTGCCGTTATCCAGACCAATCTGGAAGTGGTGAAGGCCAGCGGCGACGAAACCGTTGAGAGCCAGTCCACCTGGCTGGACAACGCCTATGACGAGACCAAGCGCATGCACCATATTGTCGAGGACCTGATGTTTCTGGCCAGGGCCGACTCTGGCGACGTGCATTTTGAGCCTGCGCCGGTGGATATTGGCTACCTGATTATGGAGGTTACTGAGCGGTTTATCCCCATGGCTGCCCAGAAATCCATCACGATCCTCAGCAAAGTCCCTATGGAGGAACTGAACGTGATGGGGGATGAAAAGCAGCTGACTCAGCTCATGGTCATCCTCATCGACAACGCCATCAAATATACCGAGCCGGGGGCTGACGAGCGGAATAAAACCATCGTCGTCCAGGCAGAGCGGATTGAAGAAGGCATTGAAATCTGTGTGACCGACAAGGGCATCGGTATTTCCAAAGAGGAACAGGAGAAAATCTTCCAGCGCTTCTACCGTGTGGATAAGGTGCGCTCCAGAGCAGAGGGCGGCACAGGCCTTGGCCTGTCCATCGCCTACTGGATCGTCCAGAAGCACAAGGGCATCATCCGGGTGGAAAGCGAAGAAAATGTGGGAACCAAAATGATCATTGTGTTCCCGTCTTATGAAGGACCAAAGGAGGCAAACGAATGA